One segment of Macrotis lagotis isolate mMagLag1 chromosome 1, bilby.v1.9.chrom.fasta, whole genome shotgun sequence DNA contains the following:
- the PFDN4 gene encoding prefoldin subunit 4, producing MAATMKKAAAEDVNVTFEDQQKINKFARNTSRITELKEEIDIKKKQLQNLEDACDDILMMDEDTLMIPYQIGDVFISHSQDETQEMLEEAKKNLQDEIEALESRVESIQRVLADLKVQLYAKFGSNINLEADDS from the exons ATGGCCGCCACCATGAAGAAGGCG GCTGCAGAAGATGTCAACGTTACTTTTGAAGACCAACAAAAGATTAACAAATTTGCCCGGAATACTAGTAGAATCACAGAActgaaggaagaaatagacattaaaaag AAACAGCTTCAAAATTTAGAGGATGCTTGTGATGATATATTGATGATGGATGAAGATACTTTAATGATTCCCTATCAAATTGGTGATGTTTTTATTAGCCATTCTCAAGATGAAACTCAAGAAATGTTGGAAGAAGCTAAG AAAAATTTGCAAGATGAAATTGAAGCATTAGAATCCAGAGTTGAGTCAATCCAACGGGTGTTAGCTGATTTGAAAGTTCAGTTGTATGCAAAATTTGGGAGCAACATAAATCTTGAAGCAGATGACAGTTAA